The Actinomycetota bacterium genome contains a region encoding:
- a CDS encoding DNA topoisomerase IV subunit B — MSSTYSAKDLAVLEGLDAVRKRPGMYIGSNDGRGLMHCLWEIVDNAVDEALAGHCKLIDITLHPDGSAEVHDDGRGIPVDIERKTRLTGVEVVMTKLHAGGKFGGGSYAASGGLHGVGASVVNALSIRLDVEVDRGGKVHLATFKRGVTGVFDGPGPDAEFNKRSGLAVIGKAPLKKTGTRIRWWADRQVFTKDADYDRLALRDRAMQSTFLVPGLTIALHDLRDPEDVYEESFQHKGGIGEYVESLSAGESVSPTLRLLGQGHFHETVPVIDDRGHMSPQEVERELVVDIALRWDTGYDSLLRSFVNVIATPKGGTHVAGFERAITKVFNDQLRASKTLRAGEDNVAKDDVFEGLTAVVAVRLAEPQFEGQTKEILGTPAASRIVGNVVAKELTKWFTTPPRGDKAATKAVLEKAANAMRARVSARAHRDTQRRKTALESSALPAKLVDCRSDDVEHSELFIVEGDSALGTAKSARNSDFQALLPIRGKILNVQKSSLSDMLKNSECASIIQVIGAGSGRSFDIEQARYGKIILMSDADVDGAHIRCLLLTLIHAYLKPMLEHGRVFAAVPPLHRVEIINAGSKANDIIYTYSDAEMRTVIADAEKRGRKIKDPIQRYKGLGEMDSAQLRETTMDPAHRTLRRITMHDATAAIDVFDLLMGNDVAPRKEFIVDGAAGLDRDRIDA, encoded by the coding sequence GTGTCTTCGACCTATTCCGCCAAGGATCTTGCAGTACTCGAAGGCCTTGATGCAGTACGCAAACGCCCCGGTATGTACATCGGTTCAAACGATGGTCGAGGGCTCATGCACTGCCTTTGGGAGATCGTGGACAACGCAGTGGACGAGGCGCTCGCCGGTCATTGCAAGTTGATCGACATCACATTGCATCCTGATGGTTCAGCTGAAGTTCATGATGATGGTCGCGGAATCCCGGTCGACATTGAGCGCAAGACGCGGCTCACCGGGGTCGAGGTGGTCATGACCAAATTGCACGCGGGTGGCAAGTTCGGTGGTGGCTCGTATGCAGCCTCAGGGGGCTTGCATGGCGTGGGTGCCTCAGTCGTCAACGCGCTGTCGATTCGCCTCGATGTTGAAGTCGACCGGGGCGGCAAGGTGCACTTGGCCACATTCAAGCGCGGAGTCACCGGGGTATTTGACGGACCCGGTCCTGATGCTGAATTCAACAAGAGGTCGGGGCTGGCTGTCATAGGCAAGGCCCCACTGAAGAAGACCGGCACGCGTATTCGATGGTGGGCTGATCGACAGGTGTTCACCAAGGATGCCGACTACGACCGCCTGGCCCTGCGTGATCGGGCGATGCAAAGCACCTTCCTCGTTCCGGGCCTGACCATCGCCCTGCACGATCTGCGTGATCCCGAAGATGTCTATGAAGAGAGCTTTCAGCACAAGGGTGGCATCGGCGAGTACGTCGAGTCGTTGAGCGCAGGGGAGTCTGTGTCGCCGACGCTCCGACTCCTGGGCCAAGGCCACTTCCACGAAACGGTGCCGGTGATCGACGACAGGGGTCACATGTCGCCTCAGGAAGTCGAACGCGAACTCGTCGTGGATATCGCTCTGCGTTGGGACACGGGCTACGACTCGCTTCTGCGCTCCTTCGTCAACGTGATTGCCACGCCCAAGGGTGGTACCCATGTGGCCGGATTTGAGCGAGCCATCACCAAGGTCTTCAACGATCAGCTGCGCGCCAGCAAGACACTGCGTGCCGGTGAAGACAATGTTGCCAAGGACGATGTCTTTGAGGGGCTGACAGCCGTGGTCGCTGTGCGGCTTGCCGAGCCGCAGTTCGAAGGTCAGACCAAGGAGATACTGGGCACGCCTGCTGCAAGTCGCATCGTCGGCAATGTCGTCGCCAAGGAATTGACCAAGTGGTTCACCACCCCACCGCGTGGCGACAAGGCCGCCACCAAGGCGGTGCTGGAGAAGGCCGCCAATGCCATGCGGGCCCGTGTTTCAGCTCGGGCACACCGCGATACGCAGCGACGCAAGACCGCTCTTGAATCCTCCGCGCTCCCGGCGAAGCTTGTTGACTGCCGGTCCGATGACGTCGAGCACAGTGAGCTGTTCATCGTCGAAGGTGACAGTGCCCTTGGCACCGCCAAGTCGGCTCGCAACTCTGACTTCCAGGCGTTGCTCCCAATTCGCGGGAAGATCCTCAACGTTCAAAAGTCCTCGCTGTCCGACATGCTCAAGAACTCTGAATGTGCGTCGATCATCCAGGTCATCGGTGCTGGCTCGGGTCGATCCTTTGACATCGAGCAAGCGCGCTACGGAAAGATCATTCTGATGTCGGACGCCGATGTCGACGGCGCGCATATTCGCTGCCTTTTGCTCACGCTGATTCATGCCTACTTGAAGCCAATGCTCGAACACGGTCGGGTATTCGCTGCGGTGCCGCCGCTGCATCGCGTCGAGATCATCAATGCCGGAAGCAAGGCCAACGACATCATCTACACCTACTCCGATGCCGAAATGCGAACGGTGATTGCTGACGCAGAGAAGCGCGGACGCAAGATCAAGGACCCGATTCAGCGCTACAAGGGCTTGGGCGAGATGGACTCGGCTCAGTTGCGAGAAACCACGATGGACCCAGCACATCGAACATTGCGACGCATCACGATGCACGATGCAACTGCTGCCATCGATGTCTTTGATCTGCTGATGGGCAACGACGTTGCCCCTCGGAAGGAATTCATCGTCGACGGGGCAGCTGGCCTAGATCGAGACCGCATCGACGCCTAG
- a CDS encoding YbhN family protein, protein MSSPAPSSQLDKKKSLILGAVGLFFIVIIFWKVIPQIGSYDQAWEALKSMSIWALVAVFISVVVYLTCYGFPFMAATPGLRFWPSEQINQAAFAISNGVPGGGAVGLAFQYGMLASYKIAPAAATSAITAVSIWSTFVTLGFPILGVLAITIAGEDGNSYILGGLIGLALLIGAILGFTLVMRSEPAAIWIGKLGNKIIGPFRKRIKAVKELDLVGPLTSFRQSMYGVLKRRWAALTLAQVAVSFTQFLILYVALRGIEGWDEPGTPFLLVFAAFAISQLGLMIPITPGGLGTVDAAMIALLVSFGVPEGTATAADLVWRACSFVPQIVIGVIALASWSKKAGQTFASTSGSAA, encoded by the coding sequence ATGTCCTCGCCGGCCCCTTCTTCTCAGCTGGATAAGAAGAAGTCGCTCATTCTTGGCGCAGTCGGCTTGTTCTTCATCGTGATCATCTTCTGGAAGGTGATTCCGCAGATCGGCAGTTACGACCAGGCCTGGGAAGCACTGAAGTCGATGTCGATATGGGCCCTGGTTGCGGTCTTCATCAGCGTTGTGGTCTATCTGACGTGTTACGGCTTCCCGTTCATGGCTGCCACACCTGGCTTGCGATTCTGGCCATCAGAGCAGATCAATCAAGCCGCCTTTGCCATCAGCAATGGGGTGCCCGGCGGCGGCGCGGTCGGCCTGGCATTCCAATACGGGATGCTCGCCTCGTACAAGATCGCCCCGGCCGCAGCAACTTCTGCGATCACCGCGGTCAGTATTTGGAGCACTTTTGTCACCTTGGGCTTTCCGATTCTTGGCGTGCTGGCCATCACGATCGCAGGCGAGGACGGCAACTCCTACATCCTTGGCGGGCTCATTGGTCTGGCGCTGCTCATTGGCGCCATTTTGGGTTTCACCTTGGTCATGAGGTCTGAACCGGCCGCCATCTGGATCGGAAAGCTCGGCAACAAGATCATCGGGCCATTCCGCAAGCGTATCAAGGCGGTCAAGGAGCTCGATCTTGTTGGACCCCTGACCAGCTTCCGCCAGAGCATGTATGGCGTGCTCAAGCGTCGCTGGGCAGCGCTGACCCTTGCTCAAGTTGCCGTGTCATTCACTCAGTTCCTGATCCTGTATGTGGCTTTGCGAGGTATCGAAGGATGGGATGAGCCTGGAACGCCATTCCTGTTGGTGTTTGCAGCCTTCGCCATCAGTCAGCTGGGCCTGATGATCCCGATCACCCCTGGTGGGCTTGGCACAGTGGACGCAGCGATGATCGCTTTGCTTGTGAGTTTCGGAGTGCCAGAAGGCACGGCCACGGCAGCTGACTTGGTCTGGCGCGCCTGTTCTTTTGTGCCACAGATTGTGATCGGTGTCATCGCCTTGGCGTCCTGGTCAAAGAAGGCCGGACAGACATTCGCATCAACTTCTGGCAGCGCCGCATAA
- a CDS encoding FAD-dependent oxidoreductase has protein sequence MQSPLRIAVVGSGPAGMYAAAALAESGRATVDVIDRLPAPFGLVRYGVAPDHFSIRSVRDNLDRILDQPGVRFLGNVTVGVDVHVHELQEQYDAVILTYGSSSDRHMGVPGEDLRGCIGATDFVAWYCGHPDADRAFFESWLPTVKHAVVVGLGNVAVDVARVLAKTPAELSTTDMPAHVRATLASANLSDIHIVGRRGPAQATFTTKELKELGELEATGIQVDPAGLDQETGWSTGDRAVARNLEVIRGWMDRPAPSGKILHLHFMARPIEVKGNGSAEAMVVERTHFDAGGQVSGTGELFDIPAEFIVRSIGYRGVGLPGVPFDEATGTVVHAEGRVTHGLYTAGWVKRGPSGIIGTNKKDAVATVHQLFADADAGFVSATGVGEFDSLLSSRGVVPVTTAGWRAIDQAERDLGQEFGIERVTIADRGTMLSIAEQA, from the coding sequence ATGCAGTCACCACTACGCATCGCCGTCGTGGGATCTGGTCCAGCTGGCATGTACGCAGCCGCAGCTTTGGCCGAATCCGGCCGAGCGACGGTAGACGTCATCGACCGACTGCCAGCCCCCTTCGGGCTCGTGCGATATGGCGTGGCCCCGGATCACTTCAGCATTCGCTCGGTGCGCGACAACCTTGACCGCATTCTGGATCAGCCTGGAGTTCGATTTCTGGGCAATGTCACCGTTGGTGTCGATGTTCACGTGCACGAGCTGCAGGAGCAGTACGACGCGGTGATCCTCACGTACGGATCCTCCTCTGATCGTCACATGGGCGTTCCCGGCGAGGATCTGCGCGGCTGCATAGGGGCCACTGACTTTGTCGCTTGGTATTGCGGGCACCCTGATGCCGATCGAGCCTTCTTTGAGTCCTGGTTGCCAACGGTGAAGCACGCTGTCGTGGTCGGACTGGGCAATGTCGCTGTCGACGTTGCTCGAGTGCTGGCCAAGACGCCTGCGGAGTTGAGCACCACTGATATGCCAGCGCATGTGCGAGCAACTCTTGCCAGTGCGAACCTCAGCGACATTCACATCGTCGGTCGTAGAGGACCTGCGCAGGCAACGTTCACCACCAAGGAACTCAAGGAACTGGGCGAACTTGAGGCAACTGGGATCCAGGTGGATCCTGCGGGACTGGACCAGGAAACGGGATGGAGCACCGGTGATCGCGCCGTGGCGCGCAATCTTGAGGTCATTCGCGGCTGGATGGACCGACCAGCACCGTCGGGCAAGATCCTGCACTTGCACTTCATGGCCCGACCGATCGAGGTCAAGGGCAATGGATCGGCCGAAGCCATGGTGGTGGAGCGCACTCACTTCGATGCCGGTGGTCAAGTCAGCGGCACTGGTGAATTGTTCGACATCCCGGCTGAGTTCATCGTGCGCAGCATCGGCTATCGCGGGGTCGGGCTCCCAGGGGTTCCCTTCGATGAGGCCACCGGAACCGTGGTGCATGCGGAAGGTCGTGTCACGCACGGCCTGTACACCGCAGGCTGGGTCAAGCGCGGCCCGTCAGGCATCATCGGCACCAACAAGAAGGATGCCGTAGCCACGGTCCATCAGCTCTTTGCTGATGCCGATGCTGGTTTCGTCTCGGCTACCGGCGTCGGCGAATTCGACAGTCTGTTGAGTTCACGTGGTGTGGTGCCCGTGACGACGGCAGGGTGGCGGGCCATTGACCAGGCGGAGCGCGACCTTGGTCAGGAGTTCGGCATCGAGCGAGTCACGATTGCAGATCGTGGAACCATGCTCTCGATTGCTGAACAGGCATAA
- a CDS encoding RNA polymerase sigma factor has translation MATATKKTTASTPAAPAKKAAPAKVTPIKKAAAPAKPAAKKAAAKPAAAPAKPAAKKAAAPAKPAAKKAAAPAKPAKPAAKKAAAPAKPAKPAAKKGAAVAIDDEELVEVIETEDGLVAIDVEDVDPAALVVVAELEVELEAELAEDLAEVDGDSETEAAPAGADEEKGFVISDVDDTDEPVQTVTVAGATADPVKDYLKQIGKVPLLNAEQEVELAKRIEAGLFAEEKLADPKKLEKKFERDLLWIAEDGRRAKNHLLEANLRLVVSLAKRYTGRGMLFLDLIQEGNLGLIRAVEKFDYTKGYKFSTYATWWIRQAITRAMADQARTIRIPVHMVEVINKLARVQRQMLQDLGREPTPEELAKELDMTPEKVVEVQKYGREPISLHTPLGEEGDSEFGDLIEDSEAIVPSDAVSFTLLQEQLESVLDTLSDREAGVVRMRFGLTDGQPKTLDEIGKVYGVTRERIRQIESKTMSKLRHPSRSQVLRDYLD, from the coding sequence ATGGCCACCGCTACCAAGAAGACCACAGCCAGCACGCCAGCAGCCCCTGCCAAGAAAGCAGCGCCTGCCAAGGTAACCCCGATCAAGAAGGCCGCAGCGCCGGCAAAGCCGGCGGCCAAGAAGGCCGCCGCCAAGCCCGCCGCCGCGCCCGCCAAGCCAGCTGCCAAGAAGGCAGCAGCGCCGGCAAAGCCCGCGGCCAAGAAGGCTGCCGCGCCAGCCAAGCCGGCAAAGCCCGCGGCCAAGAAAGCTGCCGCGCCAGCCAAGCCGGCAAAGCCCGCCGCCAAGAAGGGCGCGGCCGTAGCTATTGACGACGAAGAACTCGTAGAGGTCATTGAGACTGAAGATGGACTGGTGGCCATTGACGTTGAAGACGTTGATCCTGCTGCACTGGTCGTGGTTGCCGAGCTCGAGGTTGAGCTTGAGGCTGAACTCGCTGAGGATCTGGCCGAAGTCGATGGCGACTCGGAAACCGAAGCGGCTCCAGCCGGCGCCGATGAGGAAAAGGGCTTCGTCATCTCCGATGTCGATGACACCGACGAGCCCGTCCAGACCGTCACCGTCGCAGGCGCTACCGCCGACCCGGTCAAGGACTACCTCAAGCAGATCGGCAAGGTTCCGCTGCTCAATGCCGAGCAGGAGGTCGAGCTGGCCAAGCGCATTGAAGCCGGACTCTTCGCTGAGGAGAAGCTCGCAGACCCCAAGAAGCTGGAAAAGAAGTTCGAGCGGGATCTGCTCTGGATTGCCGAAGACGGTCGCCGGGCCAAGAACCACCTGCTGGAAGCCAACCTTCGTCTGGTGGTTTCGCTGGCCAAGCGCTACACCGGTCGCGGCATGCTCTTCTTGGATCTGATCCAGGAGGGCAATCTGGGTCTGATCCGAGCAGTTGAGAAGTTCGACTACACCAAGGGCTACAAGTTCTCGACCTATGCCACCTGGTGGATTCGTCAAGCCATCACCCGCGCCATGGCCGATCAGGCACGTACCATCCGCATTCCCGTGCACATGGTCGAAGTCATCAATAAATTGGCACGCGTCCAGCGCCAGATGCTGCAGGATCTTGGTCGCGAGCCCACTCCGGAAGAACTCGCCAAGGAACTGGACATGACCCCCGAAAAGGTCGTGGAGGTTCAGAAATACGGTCGCGAGCCCATCTCGCTGCACACCCCATTGGGTGAAGAGGGTGATAGTGAGTTCGGTGACCTCATCGAGGACTCCGAAGCCATCGTTCCTTCTGACGCGGTTTCGTTCACCTTGCTGCAGGAGCAGTTGGAGTCAGTCCTTGACACCCTGTCTGATCGTGAAGCGGGCGTGGTGCGTATGCGCTTTGGCCTGACTGATGGTCAGCCCAAGACTCTTGATGAGATCGGCAAGGTCTACGGCGTTACTCGTGAGCGCATCCGTCAGATAGAAAGCAAGACGATGTCCAAGCTGCGTCACCCTTCGCGTTCACAGGTGCTGCGCGACTACCTGGACTAA
- a CDS encoding sucrase ferredoxin, producing the protein MTLACSAQSLAVEEPLAGTAPVVSCYIVIEQPGAWGREALLESSFPLELGKELLDRTMGTHVKFLLARHADRLERDGNTDHNIWISHTAPGLRGMRHGLVTDLNVIADWDFAAIAEGNLPPFGHSRTSNVTFVCTHGARDACCALLGRSVYEDLLSSVPVEERASVWEVSHIGGHRFAPTMLSLPGGSVHGRLDAAAAMEMHTEAAHGRVLLAGFRGRSAYPAPLQVAGIAVRNAFNVLEQDALDVLRIVSGKAVPAPTSVVFIDDQMETEVRHVDGRTWRVTVQRAQLPGVRAESCTKLPESVFVWNVRDLQQTANWLR; encoded by the coding sequence ATGACCCTTGCCTGCTCTGCCCAGTCCCTGGCAGTGGAAGAGCCATTGGCTGGCACTGCTCCGGTGGTCTCGTGCTACATCGTGATCGAGCAGCCCGGCGCCTGGGGCCGCGAGGCTCTACTGGAAAGCAGTTTCCCTCTCGAATTGGGCAAGGAGTTGCTGGACAGGACGATGGGGACGCACGTGAAGTTCCTGCTGGCCAGGCATGCCGACCGCCTTGAGCGCGACGGCAACACCGATCACAACATCTGGATCTCGCACACCGCACCGGGACTGCGCGGCATGCGGCACGGGCTGGTCACCGATCTCAACGTGATCGCTGACTGGGACTTCGCGGCGATCGCAGAAGGCAACCTCCCACCCTTTGGCCACTCGCGGACTTCCAACGTCACCTTTGTCTGCACCCATGGCGCGCGAGACGCCTGTTGCGCCCTGCTCGGTCGATCGGTCTATGAGGATCTGCTGTCCTCCGTGCCTGTCGAAGAGCGCGCATCGGTGTGGGAGGTAAGCCACATTGGCGGTCATCGCTTTGCGCCCACGATGCTCTCCTTGCCGGGAGGCTCAGTGCACGGTCGCCTCGATGCGGCCGCAGCAATGGAAATGCACACAGAGGCGGCCCATGGCCGAGTCCTGCTTGCCGGATTCCGAGGACGTAGCGCCTATCCCGCACCGCTGCAGGTCGCTGGCATCGCTGTACGCAACGCATTCAATGTCCTTGAACAAGATGCCCTGGACGTGCTGCGCATCGTCAGCGGCAAGGCGGTCCCGGCGCCGACAAGTGTGGTCTTCATTGACGATCAGATGGAAACCGAAGTCCGTCACGTTGACGGACGGACTTGGCGGGTGACCGTTCAGCGAGCACAACTGCCAGGCGTACGCGCCGAATCGTGCACAAAGCTGCCTGAGTCGGTCTTTGTCTGGAACGTACGCGATCTCCAGCAGACAGCCAACTGGCTGCGCTGA
- a CDS encoding VOC family protein, which produces MRLDHISYACTASELPDVVQRIGSDLAATFRDGGRHPQFGTRNFILPMANGCYIEVVSALDHPAADKAPFGRAVNHCATNGGGWMSWAISVDDIKPYEERLGREAAPGHRILPDGQKLEWKQLGVLNVMENPQLPFFVEWSSSQGMHPSSGAGNVTVERIEIAGDPHTVSAYIGENFMDVMDGVYVEWVEAESPGIIAVTFSTPNGTVRID; this is translated from the coding sequence ATGCGGCTAGATCACATCTCATACGCCTGCACGGCAAGCGAACTGCCAGACGTTGTTCAACGCATTGGTTCAGACCTCGCGGCAACCTTTCGCGATGGTGGCCGGCATCCGCAATTTGGCACTCGCAACTTCATTCTTCCGATGGCCAATGGCTGCTACATCGAGGTGGTCTCGGCACTTGATCACCCAGCAGCCGACAAGGCGCCATTTGGCCGAGCAGTGAATCACTGCGCGACCAATGGCGGTGGCTGGATGAGTTGGGCGATCTCGGTCGACGACATCAAGCCCTATGAAGAACGACTTGGTCGCGAAGCCGCTCCTGGGCATCGGATCCTGCCTGACGGACAGAAGCTTGAATGGAAGCAACTGGGCGTGCTGAACGTCATGGAGAACCCGCAGTTGCCATTCTTCGTTGAATGGTCCAGCTCACAGGGCATGCACCCATCATCAGGTGCCGGCAATGTCACCGTGGAGCGCATTGAGATTGCGGGCGACCCCCACACCGTCAGCGCCTACATCGGCGAGAACTTCATGGACGTGATGGATGGCGTGTACGTCGAATGGGTTGAGGCCGAAAGCCCAGGCATCATCGCGGTCACCTTTTCAACACCAAACGGCACAGTTCGAATCGACTGA
- a CDS encoding DUF4192 domain-containing protein: MNAQIPVPVLRSPEHLMAAIPFLLGFRPRASVVIVWIHSGAIALTQRVDWPELVGEQQIQEWASSVVRAARHVNAQGVVLIGYPEFHHQDQIDLSAVPLAAIGQALTGGGTEVLDAIIVLEDGWCALDAECAEGPVGVQPFDQLIAAEVSDDFMFSGWSFAADRAEVCAEFVADEGAPRVAVEALDRKASELSEMPAQDLEQWRDDVIPRLLAAFKAGSVLPREYVDLASGLTDIRVRDSVLWHVAKQLDAATSLLGLRVLVRVLPEGRRAPSATVASICAWLAGDGVRASAALDIALQDEPEYGLAQLVATALSNGLPPRTWQETMEHLSYEHCRYGLC, encoded by the coding sequence ATGAACGCTCAGATTCCAGTTCCGGTCTTGCGCAGTCCAGAGCACTTGATGGCTGCGATTCCCTTTCTTCTTGGCTTTCGACCACGCGCCAGTGTTGTCATTGTGTGGATTCATTCGGGTGCGATTGCCCTGACTCAACGCGTGGACTGGCCTGAGCTCGTCGGCGAACAGCAGATCCAGGAATGGGCCTCATCCGTCGTACGCGCTGCGCGCCATGTCAACGCGCAGGGAGTCGTTCTGATCGGCTACCCAGAGTTTCATCATCAGGACCAAATCGACCTCAGTGCAGTGCCGCTGGCCGCTATAGGCCAGGCGCTCACGGGCGGTGGCACTGAAGTGCTGGATGCCATCATCGTGTTGGAGGACGGCTGGTGTGCACTTGACGCCGAGTGTGCCGAGGGACCAGTTGGTGTGCAGCCATTTGACCAGCTGATCGCGGCTGAAGTCAGCGACGACTTCATGTTCTCGGGGTGGTCCTTTGCTGCAGATCGTGCCGAGGTCTGCGCGGAGTTTGTCGCCGACGAGGGGGCTCCGCGGGTCGCTGTTGAGGCGCTGGATCGTAAGGCCAGTGAACTCAGCGAGATGCCTGCGCAGGATCTGGAACAGTGGCGCGACGACGTCATTCCTCGCTTGCTTGCGGCATTCAAGGCCGGGTCCGTCCTGCCAAGGGAGTATGTGGATCTGGCGAGCGGGCTGACAGATATCAGGGTGCGCGATTCGGTGCTCTGGCATGTGGCCAAGCAATTGGATGCCGCCACCAGTCTGCTGGGCTTGCGGGTGCTGGTGCGGGTGCTGCCCGAAGGTCGACGAGCCCCTTCGGCGACGGTCGCTTCGATCTGCGCGTGGCTGGCGGGCGACGGCGTGCGCGCCAGTGCGGCACTGGACATTGCCTTGCAGGATGAGCCTGAGTACGGACTGGCACAACTCGTGGCCACGGCGCTTTCCAACGGGCTGCCACCTCGGACGTGGCAGGAAACCATGGAGCACCTCAGCTATGAGCACTGCAGATATGGCCTGTGCTAG
- a CDS encoding carbonic anhydrase, translated as MPIYDSDDVRAFPAEAFADVISANTEFAASFTGSNLSGRAAKGLAVVTCIDSRVNPLGLLGMSAGDVKILRNAGARVTDDVLRTLILATYLLGVNRVLVMPHTDCRMANATESQIHEAIERDFGVDTRSVEFRTVDNQETALITDLLRIRSHPLLPKGLIVGGAVYDVHTGRLIPKAA; from the coding sequence ATGCCAATCTACGATTCGGACGACGTCCGAGCATTTCCCGCAGAGGCTTTCGCCGATGTCATCTCCGCCAATACCGAGTTCGCTGCGAGTTTCACTGGATCGAATCTGAGCGGTCGAGCGGCCAAGGGCCTTGCTGTGGTCACATGCATAGATTCGCGCGTCAATCCGCTGGGGCTGCTGGGCATGTCCGCTGGCGATGTCAAGATCCTGCGAAATGCAGGTGCGCGCGTCACTGACGACGTCCTGCGCACCCTGATCCTGGCGACGTACCTGCTCGGTGTGAATCGTGTTCTCGTGATGCCGCACACCGATTGCCGGATGGCCAATGCCACCGAGTCGCAGATTCACGAGGCCATTGAACGTGATTTCGGGGTGGATACTCGCAGTGTGGAATTTCGCACGGTCGACAATCAGGAAACGGCCTTGATCACCGACCTGTTGCGGATCAGATCGCACCCATTGCTCCCCAAGGGTCTGATTGTGGGCGGGGCGGTCTATGACGTGCACACGGGAAGGCTGATTCCCAAAGCGGCTTAG
- a CDS encoding 4-oxalocrotonate tautomerase family protein: MKDPCQFDTVRVSIDQGDYMPFIQVTMLEGRTVEQKKELISKLNSAAAEVLGGDPSRIRIALYEVSGDDWGIGGETINALNAGS, translated from the coding sequence ATGAAGGACCCCTGTCAGTTCGATACGGTGCGTGTCTCAATCGATCAGGGAGACTACATGCCCTTCATTCAGGTCACGATGCTCGAAGGCCGTACCGTCGAGCAGAAGAAGGAACTGATAAGCAAGCTCAACAGCGCTGCCGCCGAAGTTCTTGGTGGCGATCCCAGTCGGATCCGGATCGCGCTGTACGAGGTCTCTGGCGATGACTGGGGCATTGGCGGAGAGACCATCAATGCCCTGAACGCTGGCAGCTAA
- a CDS encoding PKD domain-containing protein yields MSWRTRLIPALLVLLLAASASPAMALDISGDDANDQFVGSGQSGSNSTGGGASGGSHHSCTNCMWMAADPCSSEFNAIGCGRVIAGCPAGQEQRRMWFSLDYGLTWLDRGLGCVSSARGAVDRPSAQELHESFVRSIPAAHISSQPSQGVLPQVPTLFTSGQPATAERSTHRIGSQQIQLSPVARWHWDFGDGGALETSSPGSRYPDRTVSHVYRRAGVFMVHLRTTWTATYTVDGQGPFAVEGSVTQLASARIQVGQGRAVLS; encoded by the coding sequence ATGTCCTGGAGAACTCGGCTGATTCCTGCGCTTCTCGTGCTGCTGCTGGCCGCCAGTGCTTCCCCGGCGATGGCCCTGGACATCAGTGGCGACGACGCCAACGACCAGTTCGTCGGATCAGGGCAGTCCGGCTCCAACTCCACCGGTGGCGGCGCCTCAGGCGGTAGTCACCATTCCTGCACCAATTGCATGTGGATGGCTGCCGATCCCTGTTCCTCAGAGTTCAATGCGATCGGCTGCGGGCGGGTGATAGCGGGCTGCCCAGCCGGTCAGGAGCAGCGCCGAATGTGGTTCTCCCTCGACTACGGGCTGACTTGGCTGGATCGTGGGCTTGGCTGCGTGAGTTCTGCGCGCGGCGCAGTTGACCGCCCGTCAGCTCAGGAGTTGCACGAGAGCTTTGTCAGGTCGATTCCTGCTGCCCACATCAGCAGCCAGCCATCCCAAGGCGTGCTGCCGCAGGTGCCAACCCTGTTCACCTCGGGTCAGCCGGCCACGGCTGAGCGCTCCACCCACCGCATCGGTTCCCAGCAGATCCAACTCTCGCCGGTGGCGCGCTGGCATTGGGACTTCGGTGACGGTGGCGCGCTGGAAACCTCCAGCCCCGGCAGCCGATATCCGGATCGAACGGTCTCCCATGTCTATCGAAGGGCGGGTGTCTTCATGGTCCACCTGCGCACGACGTGGACCGCCACCTACACCGTTGACGGGCAAGGACCATTCGCGGTCGAAGGCTCGGTGACCCAGCTCGCAAGCGCCCGAATTCAGGTCGGCCAAGGCCGGGCCGTATTGAGCTAG